In Rhea pennata isolate bPtePen1 chromosome 20, bPtePen1.pri, whole genome shotgun sequence, a single window of DNA contains:
- the SEPTIN4 gene encoding septin-4 isoform X2: MIKRFLKEDSDEAELAQFLKDYPGGENLRKVEPEESRRDPGPGHPFSGVGRAPADDPADEKDAKPFSRPRPLDFQQHITAPAPPSPSRPRSPWGQLDPYDSSEDDKEYVGFATLPNQVHRKSVKKGFDFTLMVAGESGLGKSTLVNSLFLTDMYKDRKLLNAEERITQTVEITKHVVDIEEKGVKLRLTIVDTPGFGDAVNNTECWKPVADYIDQQFEQYFRDESGLNRKNIQDNRVHCCIYFISPFGHGLRPLDVEFMRALHQRVNIVPVLAKADTLTPSEVERKKNKIREEIEHYGIRIYQFPECDSDEDEEFKLQDQALKESIPFAVIGSNTVVEAKGRRVRGRLYPWGIVEVENPAHCDFVKLRTMLVRTHMQDLKDVTRETHYENYRTQCIQSMTRMVVKERNRKRDPSTLRLCCADCSTD, from the exons ATAAAGCGCTTCCTGAAGGAAGACTCGGACGAGGCAGAGCTGGCCCAGTTCCTGAAGGACTATCCTGGGGGAGAAAACCTTCGGAAGGTGGAGCCCGAAGAGAGCAGGCGGGATCCTGGGCCTGGCCACCCCTTCTCCGGCGTAGGCAGGGCACCTGCTGATGACCCCGCAGATGAGAAAGATGCCAAGCCTTTCTCTCGGCCTCGGCCCTTGGATTTTCAGCAGCACATCACGGCCCCTGCACCACCAAGCCCCTCTCGGCCCCGGAGCCCCTGGGGCCAGCTGGACCCCTATGACTCCTCTGAG gATGACAAGGAGTACGTGGGGTTTGCGACGCTTCCCAACCAGGTCCATCGGAAATCGGTGAAGAAGGGCTTTGACTTCACACTCATGGTGGCAG GGGAATCCGGGTTGGGGAAATCCACCCTCGTGAACAGCCTCTTCCTCACGGACATGTATAAAGATCGCAAGCTCCTTAATGCTGAAG AGCGCATCACACAGACAGTGGAGATCACCAAGCATGTTGTGGACATCGAAGAGAAAGGTGTCAAGCTGCGTCTAACCATTGTGGACACCCCAGGTTTTGGGGATGCTGTGAACAACACTGAGTG CTGGAAGCCTGTGGCTGACTACATTGACCAGCAGTTTGAGCAGTATTTCCGTGATGAAAGTGGTCTGAACCGAAAGAACATCCAGGACAACCGTGTCCACTGCTGCATCTATTTCATCTCGCCCTTTGGTCATGG CCTTCGCCCCCTGGACGTGGAGTTCATGAGAGCCCTGCACCAGCGGGTGAACATTGTACCTGTCCTGGCAAAGGCTGACACCTTAACTCCCTCTGAGGTGGAGCGCAAGAAAAACAAG ATCCGGGAGGAGATTGAACACTATGGGATCCGCATTTACCAGTTCCCTGAGTGTGACTCAGATGAGGACGAGGAATTCAAGCTACAGGACCAGGCACTGAAG GAGAGCATCCCATTCGCTGTGATTGGCAGTAACACGGTTGTGGAGGCCAAAGGCCGACGTGTTCGTGGGCGGCTCTACCCCTGGGGCATTGTGGAAG TGGAGAACCCAGCCCACTGTGACTTTGTGAAGCTGCGCACGATGCTGGTGAGGACACACATGCAGGACCTCAAGGATGTAACACGGGAAACTCACTATGAGAACTACCGCACGCAGTGCATCCAGAGCATGACCCGCATGGTGGTGAAGGAGAGGAATCGCAA GAGGGATCCCTCCACGCTGAGGCTGTGCTGTGCCGACTGCTCCACGGACTGA
- the SEPTIN4 gene encoding septin-4 isoform X1, translating into MIKRFLKEDSDEAELAQFLKDYPGGENLRKVEPEESRRDPGPGHPFSGVGRAPADDPADEKDAKPFSRPRPLDFQQHITAPAPPSPSRPRSPWGQLDPYDSSEDDKEYVGFATLPNQVHRKSVKKGFDFTLMVAGESGLGKSTLVNSLFLTDMYKDRKLLNAEERITQTVEITKHVVDIEEKGVKLRLTIVDTPGFGDAVNNTECWKPVADYIDQQFEQYFRDESGLNRKNIQDNRVHCCIYFISPFGHGLRPLDVEFMRALHQRVNIVPVLAKADTLTPSEVERKKNKIREEIEHYGIRIYQFPECDSDEDEEFKLQDQALKESIPFAVIGSNTVVEAKGRRVRGRLYPWGIVEVENPAHCDFVKLRTMLVRTHMQDLKDVTRETHYENYRTQCIQSMTRMVVKERNRNKLTRESGTDFPIPVIPAVPDSETEKLIREKDEELRRMQEMLQKIQKQMKDSH; encoded by the exons ATAAAGCGCTTCCTGAAGGAAGACTCGGACGAGGCAGAGCTGGCCCAGTTCCTGAAGGACTATCCTGGGGGAGAAAACCTTCGGAAGGTGGAGCCCGAAGAGAGCAGGCGGGATCCTGGGCCTGGCCACCCCTTCTCCGGCGTAGGCAGGGCACCTGCTGATGACCCCGCAGATGAGAAAGATGCCAAGCCTTTCTCTCGGCCTCGGCCCTTGGATTTTCAGCAGCACATCACGGCCCCTGCACCACCAAGCCCCTCTCGGCCCCGGAGCCCCTGGGGCCAGCTGGACCCCTATGACTCCTCTGAG gATGACAAGGAGTACGTGGGGTTTGCGACGCTTCCCAACCAGGTCCATCGGAAATCGGTGAAGAAGGGCTTTGACTTCACACTCATGGTGGCAG GGGAATCCGGGTTGGGGAAATCCACCCTCGTGAACAGCCTCTTCCTCACGGACATGTATAAAGATCGCAAGCTCCTTAATGCTGAAG AGCGCATCACACAGACAGTGGAGATCACCAAGCATGTTGTGGACATCGAAGAGAAAGGTGTCAAGCTGCGTCTAACCATTGTGGACACCCCAGGTTTTGGGGATGCTGTGAACAACACTGAGTG CTGGAAGCCTGTGGCTGACTACATTGACCAGCAGTTTGAGCAGTATTTCCGTGATGAAAGTGGTCTGAACCGAAAGAACATCCAGGACAACCGTGTCCACTGCTGCATCTATTTCATCTCGCCCTTTGGTCATGG CCTTCGCCCCCTGGACGTGGAGTTCATGAGAGCCCTGCACCAGCGGGTGAACATTGTACCTGTCCTGGCAAAGGCTGACACCTTAACTCCCTCTGAGGTGGAGCGCAAGAAAAACAAG ATCCGGGAGGAGATTGAACACTATGGGATCCGCATTTACCAGTTCCCTGAGTGTGACTCAGATGAGGACGAGGAATTCAAGCTACAGGACCAGGCACTGAAG GAGAGCATCCCATTCGCTGTGATTGGCAGTAACACGGTTGTGGAGGCCAAAGGCCGACGTGTTCGTGGGCGGCTCTACCCCTGGGGCATTGTGGAAG TGGAGAACCCAGCCCACTGTGACTTTGTGAAGCTGCGCACGATGCTGGTGAGGACACACATGCAGGACCTCAAGGATGTAACACGGGAAACTCACTATGAGAACTACCGCACGCAGTGCATCCAGAGCATGACCCGCATGGTGGTGAAGGAGAGGAATCGCAA CAAGCTGACGAGGGAGAGTGGGACAGATTTCCCCATTCCCGTCATCCCTGCAGTGCCGGACTCTGAGACAGAGAAGCTCATCCGGGAGAAGGATGAGGAG ctgCGGCGGATGcaggagatgctccagaaaATCCAGAAGCAGATGAAGGACTCTCACTag